One Myxococcota bacterium DNA segment encodes these proteins:
- a CDS encoding ribose-phosphate pyrophosphokinase translates to MQDPIRIFAGNSNPQLSQRVAEYLKQPLGARKITRFADGEIFLTIEESVRGHHAYILQSVAPPANENLMEMLIMIDALKRASATEITVVVPYYGYARQDRKAGPREPITAKLVADLLEAAGATRLISLDLHAAQIQGFFDVPVDNLYATPIFLEDIESKFDPEEIVLVSPDAGGVERARSYAKRLHTNLAIIDKRRPRANVAEVMNIIGDVSGKTAIIIDDMIDTGGTLTKAAEALIAAGCTGVWAYATHAIFSNPAIELIEKSALTEVVVTDSITLHADAQKCSKIRVLSCASLVGEAIRRVHTGTSISSLFL, encoded by the coding sequence ATGCAAGACCCCATCCGAATTTTTGCCGGTAACTCAAACCCGCAGCTATCCCAGCGCGTGGCTGAGTACCTGAAGCAGCCATTAGGGGCTAGAAAAATCACTCGTTTTGCAGATGGGGAAATCTTTCTCACCATCGAAGAAAGTGTTCGTGGGCATCACGCTTATATCTTGCAGTCGGTAGCACCACCAGCCAACGAAAACTTGATGGAAATGCTGATTATGATCGACGCCCTCAAGCGCGCTTCAGCAACTGAAATCACCGTGGTCGTTCCCTATTATGGTTACGCACGGCAAGATCGCAAAGCGGGCCCTAGAGAGCCTATAACGGCTAAACTGGTTGCTGATCTTTTGGAAGCTGCCGGTGCAACCAGATTGATTTCACTCGATTTACACGCCGCACAGATTCAAGGCTTTTTTGACGTGCCGGTAGATAATCTCTATGCGACGCCGATTTTCTTGGAAGATATTGAATCCAAATTTGATCCGGAAGAAATCGTGCTGGTTTCTCCCGATGCCGGCGGCGTAGAACGTGCACGTTCATATGCAAAGAGACTGCATACGAATTTAGCCATTATCGATAAGCGCAGACCTAGAGCTAATGTGGCCGAAGTCATGAATATTATCGGCGATGTTAGCGGCAAAACGGCCATCATCATTGATGACATGATTGATACCGGCGGGACTCTAACGAAAGCGGCAGAAGCTTTAATAGCTGCTGGTTGTACAGGGGTTTGGGCATATGCCACGCACGCTATTTTTTCGAATCCTGCCATTGAGTTGATCGAGAAATCGGCTCTGACTGAAGTCGTGGTCACTGACAGCATCACTTTGCATGCAGATGCTCAAAAATGCTCCAAAATCCGAGTGCTGTCTTGTGCATCTTTGGTGGGTGAAGCGATTAGGCGTGTCCATACCGGCACAAGCATCTCCAGCCTGTTTCTTTAA
- the ahcY gene encoding adenosylhomocysteinase, giving the protein MNHKVADLSLKDWGRKEITIAESEMPGLMALRKQYSQSKPLQGARIAGCLHMTIQTAVLIETLTSLGAEVTWTSCNIYSTQDHAAAAIAATGVPVFAWKGESEEEYEWCIEEQLKAFTDGKAPNMILDDGGDLTHIVHTRYPQYFSGSDAIRGLSEETTTGVRRLYEMGQKKTLMCPAMNVNDSVTKSKFDNLYGCRESLLDGIKRATGLMMAGKVVVVCGYGDVGKGCAQSARGMGSRVLITEIDPICALQAAMEGYEVVTLEEAASQGDLFVTATGCCDVIRSEHMKLMKSQAVLCNIGHFDSEIDVAWLENNPEVKIENVKPQVDQYIFPDGKRLTLLAKGRLVNLGCANGHPSFVMSTSFTNQVLAQIALWKNEDQRFKSGEVYVLPKKMDEEVAALHLDRLGVKLTKLNSKQSAYLGLPVDGPFKPENYRY; this is encoded by the coding sequence ATGAACCATAAAGTTGCTGATTTATCGCTGAAAGATTGGGGCAGAAAAGAAATTACCATTGCCGAATCTGAGATGCCAGGACTGATGGCGTTGCGAAAACAATACAGCCAAAGCAAACCTTTGCAAGGCGCCCGAATCGCTGGTTGTCTGCATATGACCATTCAAACAGCCGTATTAATCGAAACTCTGACATCGCTAGGCGCCGAAGTAACCTGGACTTCATGCAACATCTACTCCACGCAAGATCATGCTGCGGCTGCAATTGCGGCGACCGGTGTGCCCGTATTCGCTTGGAAAGGCGAGAGCGAAGAAGAATACGAATGGTGCATTGAAGAGCAGTTAAAAGCGTTCACAGACGGTAAGGCACCCAACATGATTTTGGATGATGGCGGCGATCTCACGCACATCGTTCACACCCGATACCCACAATATTTTTCAGGCTCAGACGCCATCCGTGGACTATCTGAAGAAACCACTACTGGCGTAAGGCGCCTTTACGAAATGGGTCAAAAAAAGACCCTCATGTGCCCAGCGATGAACGTGAATGATTCCGTCACCAAATCCAAGTTCGACAATCTTTATGGCTGCCGCGAGTCTTTACTTGACGGCATCAAGCGCGCCACTGGCCTCATGATGGCGGGCAAGGTTGTTGTTGTTTGCGGTTATGGCGATGTTGGCAAAGGCTGTGCTCAATCTGCTAGAGGCATGGGCTCCCGCGTGCTGATCACCGAAATCGACCCCATCTGCGCCCTGCAAGCGGCCATGGAAGGCTACGAAGTTGTCACGCTCGAAGAAGCTGCCTCTCAAGGCGATTTATTTGTCACGGCAACCGGCTGCTGCGATGTCATCCGCAGCGAACATATGAAACTCATGAAAAGCCAGGCCGTCTTGTGCAATATCGGCCATTTCGACAGCGAAATCGACGTTGCATGGCTAGAAAATAACCCGGAAGTTAAAATCGAAAACGTTAAGCCTCAGGTCGACCAATATATTTTCCCAGACGGTAAGCGACTAACATTGCTCGCCAAAGGCCGCCTCGTGAATTTAGGCTGCGCTAATGGCCACCCAAGTTTTGTCATGTCGACTTCGTTTACAAATCAAGTTCTGGCGCAAATCGCTCTTTGGAAAAACGAGGATCAGCGGTTCAAATCCGGCGAAGTTTATGTTTTGCCTAAGAAGATGGACGAAGAAGTGGCCGCTTTGCACCTGGACCGTCTAGGCGTCAAGTTAACCAAGCTTAATAGCAAGCAATCAGCTTATCTTGGCCTGCCTGTGGATGGGCCATTTAAGCCAGAGAACTATCGGTATTAA
- a CDS encoding enoyl-CoA hydratase-related protein produces the protein MFELLARHIGQITLHRPKALNAFNHALLDALAQDLETAKQQDLRVLIVTGSGEKAFSAGADLKERASMSVDETRAFLKKINLVFDAVANFDVPTIAFINGVAFGGGLELALACDIRVMAPHAQVGLTECSWGIMPGAGGCIRMPQIVGPAKAAELIFSAAKISAEECLKIDLVNQIDASPLRLADQIAACSSLSLKQAKLALKTRSESEHYEALLSSPDRLEGLNAFIDKRKPIF, from the coding sequence ATGTTTGAACTTCTTGCTAGGCATATTGGTCAGATTACGCTTCATAGGCCCAAGGCGCTTAATGCTTTTAACCACGCGCTGCTGGATGCGCTGGCGCAGGATTTAGAAACTGCGAAGCAGCAAGACCTTCGCGTTTTAATTGTCACCGGCTCAGGTGAAAAAGCCTTCAGCGCTGGCGCAGACCTGAAAGAACGTGCAAGCATGAGCGTGGATGAAACACGAGCGTTTCTAAAGAAAATCAACCTAGTTTTCGACGCCGTGGCCAACTTTGACGTACCCACCATCGCTTTTATCAACGGCGTCGCTTTCGGTGGCGGGCTCGAACTCGCCCTCGCCTGCGATATACGCGTCATGGCCCCGCACGCCCAAGTAGGCCTGACCGAGTGCTCATGGGGCATTATGCCAGGTGCTGGCGGCTGCATTCGTATGCCTCAAATCGTTGGCCCAGCCAAAGCAGCGGAGCTTATCTTTTCAGCTGCAAAAATAAGCGCAGAAGAATGTCTAAAAATCGACCTCGTCAATCAAATCGACGCGTCCCCTCTCCGCCTGGCTGATCAGATAGCCGCCTGCTCCAGCCTAAGCTTAAAGCAAGCTAAACTTGCCTTAAAAACACGGAGCGAATCAGAGCACTATGAAGCGCTTCTCAGCTCACCAGACAGACTGGAAGGTTTAAACGCGTTTATTGATAAGAGAAAACCAATTTTTTAA
- a CDS encoding phosphatidylserine/phosphatidylglycerophosphate/cardiolipin synthase family protein: MKIQSASQSVFCPPEQSMEEPVSEQVDFGALADLFDGRFGVKQLDLNSIQNGILHISIPLREGKHEMPSQFKSAKVRVQPNTSAWLTMVLTRDENHKSKIAKLSVQISPPLKICNPASAFQKPVWSSGLKDFFADVIISGVEIGPMGEVLFQGKIKKGFSCAHIQTEFKPEMFPKLELVLETLANKPADLTNMNLSAMLDKVSALFGEAKCSLQLHTDAPILTIPSESIQIHSAHPQADLNVHVNASLAPSGLVYVRESPEFQSSLQLASSRAIFNGNVVIAGLPAGEPAVSGFVAGDLALQPTGFLVNVQENAQVPMVIGGAGSHVQASARLNSNHLSNVQTDYLVDAHVAEIDPIEIRALRAKFERAFFRVQGKNTKANAKLTVSHPHFVWRGLHSQMHGDLDVEVNADSLKRGRITYRINPERLIPFERELNYELFSGYRLALRPKTTGVSSFLDPLNRFVWAKEEIADPSKPAAGPLGSATWRACMERAGESAIQLDNGVSLLRDGKASFPKRLELIDGAQKSIFLQSLIFKDDETGMATARALVDAHKRGVDVYVIVDSLGNLESIDDVIRDNRVYKMLQENGVHLQTYSNLAMRGFASIVSVVTRHLTLQSLGGLNDLSDPRETLATCAHLAKAALGNVDIGLPPEDRKQLHQGLTMMFGDNESAANTVERLAHIDLAHPVNISELLAIFKQLLNLNHRWHEKYLVVDGHSAILGGMNIADEYLQGGLNKEIKAAGNVRPAWRDTDVLIEGSGAGQAAGYFARNWKTLTFEELDLPSLSLVKLQQGNQNMDVQVIQSRPEHGIAHPITNSKIETLKALKAGDKAYEASAYFLPLGGLQAYGEALKQAALRGVDVRIVTNSMESTDLPQINAAATLCCYRDLMAAGVRIFERTGKRTMHQKTASYGGKVAMVGSFNLDNRSASLNSESLVVVHNDSFATDIEKMILEDMASDVAVELKKSDIESSDIFQEFKSSAWAMLGDLM; encoded by the coding sequence ATGAAGATTCAATCCGCCAGTCAATCGGTATTTTGTCCGCCCGAGCAATCTATGGAGGAGCCGGTATCAGAGCAGGTGGATTTCGGAGCCTTGGCGGATTTATTTGACGGGCGCTTTGGCGTCAAGCAACTCGATCTCAATAGTATTCAAAATGGCATTTTACACATCAGCATCCCGCTTCGAGAAGGCAAACATGAGATGCCCAGCCAATTTAAAAGCGCTAAAGTCAGGGTGCAGCCAAATACCTCTGCTTGGTTAACGATGGTGTTAACGCGGGATGAGAATCACAAATCCAAAATTGCAAAGCTTTCGGTGCAGATATCTCCTCCTTTGAAAATTTGTAATCCGGCGTCAGCGTTTCAAAAACCTGTTTGGAGTAGTGGCCTTAAAGATTTCTTCGCGGATGTCATCATATCTGGCGTTGAAATCGGGCCTATGGGCGAGGTGTTGTTTCAGGGGAAAATCAAAAAAGGCTTCAGTTGCGCGCATATCCAAACTGAGTTTAAACCCGAAATGTTTCCTAAATTAGAGTTGGTGCTGGAAACGCTGGCAAATAAGCCAGCAGATTTGACCAATATGAATCTCAGCGCCATGCTCGACAAGGTATCTGCGCTTTTTGGAGAAGCAAAGTGCTCACTTCAATTGCATACGGATGCACCCATTTTGACGATTCCGAGTGAGTCTATTCAAATCCATTCAGCTCATCCCCAAGCGGACCTGAACGTTCACGTCAATGCTTCTCTTGCGCCGTCTGGGCTGGTGTACGTCAGAGAAAGTCCCGAGTTTCAAAGCTCTCTTCAGCTGGCATCTTCACGGGCTATTTTTAACGGCAATGTTGTGATTGCCGGTTTACCAGCTGGAGAGCCCGCTGTTAGCGGCTTTGTCGCAGGCGATTTGGCGTTGCAGCCAACTGGCTTTTTGGTGAACGTGCAGGAAAATGCTCAAGTCCCGATGGTGATAGGCGGCGCAGGTAGCCACGTCCAAGCCTCGGCCCGGCTCAATTCTAATCACCTTTCGAATGTTCAAACTGATTATCTCGTTGACGCCCATGTTGCTGAAATAGATCCGATAGAGATTAGGGCGCTAAGAGCCAAATTTGAGCGCGCATTTTTTCGCGTGCAAGGCAAAAATACCAAAGCAAATGCGAAATTAACGGTGTCGCATCCGCATTTTGTTTGGCGCGGACTTCACAGTCAAATGCACGGCGATTTGGACGTCGAAGTCAACGCCGATAGTCTGAAACGTGGCCGCATTACCTATCGTATTAATCCAGAGCGATTAATTCCTTTTGAGCGCGAACTAAACTATGAGCTCTTTTCTGGCTACCGACTTGCCTTACGACCAAAAACGACCGGGGTGAGCAGCTTTTTAGATCCGCTGAATCGCTTTGTCTGGGCAAAAGAAGAAATTGCCGATCCTTCTAAGCCTGCAGCGGGCCCTCTTGGCAGTGCGACTTGGCGAGCGTGTATGGAACGGGCTGGCGAATCTGCAATCCAGTTAGACAATGGCGTCTCTTTACTTCGAGACGGCAAGGCTTCCTTTCCCAAGCGCTTGGAGCTAATTGATGGCGCTCAAAAATCGATTTTCTTGCAAAGTTTAATTTTTAAAGACGATGAAACAGGCATGGCCACTGCCAGGGCTCTGGTCGATGCACATAAGCGAGGTGTCGATGTTTATGTGATTGTCGACAGTTTGGGAAATCTAGAATCGATCGACGACGTGATTCGGGATAATCGGGTTTATAAGATGTTGCAGGAAAACGGCGTTCACTTGCAGACCTATAGCAATCTCGCCATGCGGGGCTTTGCGTCCATCGTTTCCGTGGTAACCCGTCATTTAACGCTTCAATCACTTGGCGGCCTTAACGATCTGTCAGACCCAAGAGAAACCTTAGCCACTTGCGCTCATTTAGCCAAAGCTGCCTTGGGAAATGTTGATATCGGTTTACCGCCTGAAGACCGAAAACAGCTTCATCAAGGGCTAACGATGATGTTTGGCGATAATGAGAGCGCGGCAAATACCGTTGAACGCTTAGCTCATATTGACCTTGCGCATCCGGTGAACATCTCCGAGTTGCTGGCCATCTTCAAACAGCTGCTTAATTTAAATCACCGCTGGCATGAAAAATATTTAGTGGTAGATGGCCACAGCGCCATTTTAGGAGGCATGAACATTGCGGACGAATACCTCCAAGGCGGTCTGAATAAAGAGATAAAAGCTGCCGGCAATGTGCGCCCTGCTTGGCGCGACACAGATGTGTTGATTGAAGGTTCAGGCGCCGGTCAAGCAGCAGGTTATTTTGCTCGAAACTGGAAGACGCTTACTTTTGAAGAGCTGGATTTGCCATCACTGTCGCTAGTCAAGCTACAGCAAGGAAATCAAAATATGGACGTTCAAGTCATTCAAAGCCGACCTGAACATGGCATTGCGCATCCAATCACCAACTCGAAAATAGAAACGTTAAAGGCGCTAAAAGCCGGTGATAAAGCCTACGAAGCGTCTGCTTACTTCCTGCCTCTCGGAGGCCTGCAAGCCTACGGTGAGGCTTTAAAACAAGCGGCCTTGCGTGGCGTTGACGTGCGCATCGTAACCAACAGTATGGAAAGCACCGACTTGCCTCAAATCAACGCCGCCGCAACCTTATGCTGCTATCGAGATCTCATGGCAGCGGGCGTGAGAATCTTCGAGCGCACCGGCAAACGCACCATGCATCAAAAAACAGCATCTTATGGCGGGAAAGTGGCGATGGTAGGCTCGTTCAATCTAGATAACCGCTCCGCAAGCCTAAACTCAGAAAGCTTGGTGGTGGTTCATAACGATTCTTTTGCGACCGATATCGAAAAGATGATTTTAGAAGACATGGCATCCGACGTTGCCGTCGAACTTAAGAAATCAGACATCGAATCATCCGATATCTTCCAGGAGTTCAAAAGCAGCGCCTGGGCGATGTTAGGAGATCTCATGTAA
- a CDS encoding FAD-binding oxidoreductase, whose amino-acid sequence MSAELHAANQATFKTTNKSIDILKPSSIHETQQIVKSAFQNRTPLYPLSSGKNWGNGTKVPWQDGCTLLDLSALNQIVDFDESIGLVTIQPGVTQRQLLQFLQEKNSNLMPAMTGSSLDSSLVGNILERGDGFGAHGERSRYANVREVILPSGSIMRLDQSCGPSLGGLFFQSNLGIVTQMTLCLEQKPKFYHQAQFSSDSTNALALEIDCLRTLYQQKLISYASIWNSHKIAARQQALDVHLPAWAGFGALFAFNQEIAIAQIACVRKQMPKVQIIQQEIDLNAFENIQAVDPTREHCGLIWITCALPFKGIDVQRAMELIEHDFLAAGLAPQISLIANDCQRIKLVIAIIYNREDFGMDDIAQNCHDKVLGKLIHAGYPPFRLGLQSYWASQDNALYAQIKDLIDPDHMLSPGHYSPLPKRFSSRSSSSL is encoded by the coding sequence ATGAGCGCTGAGCTTCACGCTGCGAATCAAGCCACTTTTAAAACCACCAACAAATCGATCGATATTCTAAAACCAAGTTCTATCCATGAAACGCAGCAGATAGTCAAAAGCGCCTTTCAAAATCGCACACCTCTCTACCCGCTCAGCAGCGGCAAGAATTGGGGGAACGGGACCAAAGTTCCCTGGCAGGACGGCTGCACCTTACTCGATTTAAGCGCTCTAAATCAAATCGTAGATTTTGATGAATCTATAGGTCTGGTTACCATTCAGCCTGGCGTGACCCAAAGGCAACTTCTGCAATTTCTGCAGGAGAAAAATTCAAATCTGATGCCCGCGATGACCGGGAGCTCCTTAGATTCAAGTCTGGTTGGAAATATTCTAGAGCGAGGCGATGGATTCGGCGCACATGGCGAGCGCTCTCGCTACGCCAATGTTCGCGAAGTTATCTTGCCGAGTGGAAGCATCATGCGCCTCGATCAATCATGTGGCCCCAGCCTCGGAGGTCTATTTTTTCAATCCAACTTAGGCATCGTGACCCAAATGACTCTTTGCCTAGAGCAAAAGCCAAAATTTTATCATCAAGCGCAATTTAGCTCGGACAGTACCAATGCTTTAGCCTTGGAAATCGATTGCCTGAGAACGCTATATCAACAAAAACTAATTTCTTACGCATCGATTTGGAATTCCCACAAGATTGCCGCACGTCAGCAAGCTTTAGATGTTCACCTGCCAGCATGGGCGGGCTTCGGGGCGCTTTTCGCTTTTAATCAAGAAATAGCCATCGCTCAAATAGCTTGCGTCAGAAAACAAATGCCTAAAGTTCAGATCATCCAGCAAGAAATAGACCTCAACGCCTTTGAAAATATACAGGCGGTCGATCCTACTCGAGAGCATTGCGGCCTCATATGGATCACGTGTGCTCTTCCGTTTAAGGGAATCGATGTCCAAAGGGCCATGGAACTGATCGAACATGACTTCTTAGCTGCAGGCCTCGCGCCGCAAATCAGCTTGATCGCTAACGACTGCCAGCGAATTAAGTTAGTCATCGCCATTATCTATAACCGAGAAGATTTCGGGATGGATGACATCGCTCAAAACTGCCATGACAAAGTTTTAGGGAAACTCATACACGCGGGTTACCCACCCTTTAGGCTTGGACTACAATCCTACTGGGCAAGTCAAGACAACGCGCTTTATGCACAAATTAAGGATCTGATAGACCCTGACCATATGCTATCGCCAGGACACTACTCGCCGCTGCCCAAACGTTTTTCTTCACGTTCCAGTTCTTCTTTATAA
- a CDS encoding TraR/DksA C4-type zinc finger protein has translation MALSKSTERALTDTQQRELVNMLEEMRTELQEKLKKRRSGTASEQTPGDEADLASEDAEISLEARLMDRDAKLLREVERAIDKVDNGTFGLCEGTDEPIGYARLKLRPWTRYSVTYKEELEREEKRLGSGE, from the coding sequence ATGGCTTTATCCAAATCAACTGAAAGAGCTTTAACCGACACACAGCAACGTGAGCTGGTTAATATGCTCGAAGAAATGCGCACTGAATTGCAAGAAAAATTGAAAAAACGCCGTAGTGGTACTGCCTCTGAGCAAACACCCGGTGACGAGGCTGACCTTGCGTCTGAAGATGCAGAAATTTCTCTAGAAGCTCGCCTCATGGACCGCGATGCGAAATTGCTTCGTGAAGTAGAGCGCGCCATCGACAAAGTGGACAATGGCACCTTTGGCCTTTGTGAGGGTACAGACGAGCCTATCGGGTATGCCAGGTTGAAGTTGCGTCCATGGACTCGTTATAGCGTTACTTATAAAGAAGAACTGGAACGTGAAGAAAAACGTTTGGGCAGCGGCGAGTAG
- the dusB gene encoding tRNA dihydrouridine synthase DusB — protein sequence MFSIGQHLIRTPYFLAPMAGVSEMPFRVMAFELGAGLATTELISAKGICYQNERTQRYLRYNAEKEIPYSVQLFGGEEKAMADAAVYAAKHGAQIIDINMGCPVKKVTQTGAGSALLCDNIRAASLVKTMRSALGHEVPVTVKIRTGWDAQNINCVEMGLALEDAGCAALAIHGRTRAQGYSGLADWNVIRRVKERLQIPVIGNGDITTPDEARQRMQESGCDAVMIGRGALGNPWIFRELLGGAKASTSERRDLILRHFKEHLEVNSLRAFRTHLVWYSKGFKNAGIFREQVMHLDHPEAVEEAVHRFFDEQSPINDQEMTDYIDYRQAFG from the coding sequence ATGTTCAGTATTGGCCAACATTTAATTCGGACGCCATATTTTTTGGCGCCCATGGCAGGTGTCAGTGAGATGCCATTTCGGGTCATGGCTTTTGAGTTGGGCGCCGGTCTTGCTACCACTGAATTGATTTCCGCCAAAGGCATCTGCTATCAAAATGAACGTACGCAGCGCTATCTGAGATATAACGCTGAAAAAGAAATTCCTTATTCTGTACAGCTGTTCGGTGGTGAAGAAAAAGCCATGGCCGATGCGGCGGTTTATGCTGCCAAACATGGCGCTCAGATTATTGACATTAATATGGGCTGCCCTGTTAAGAAAGTCACGCAAACGGGCGCGGGCTCTGCGCTGCTTTGCGATAATATCAGAGCGGCTTCACTGGTGAAGACCATGCGCAGCGCTTTAGGACATGAAGTTCCTGTGACGGTAAAGATTCGCACGGGTTGGGACGCTCAAAATATTAATTGCGTTGAAATGGGGCTTGCTTTGGAAGATGCAGGTTGCGCAGCTTTAGCGATTCATGGGCGTACGAGAGCTCAAGGCTATTCGGGTTTGGCAGATTGGAATGTTATTAGGCGAGTTAAAGAGCGCCTTCAAATTCCCGTCATTGGCAATGGTGATATCACCACCCCTGACGAGGCGCGCCAGCGCATGCAGGAAAGTGGGTGTGATGCAGTGATGATTGGTCGCGGCGCTTTGGGCAATCCTTGGATTTTCAGAGAGCTGCTGGGTGGAGCCAAAGCATCGACGTCGGAACGACGTGACTTAATTCTGCGCCATTTTAAGGAGCATCTTGAAGTAAATTCTTTACGCGCATTTAGAACACATCTGGTCTGGTATTCTAAAGGCTTTAAAAATGCAGGTATTTTTCGAGAACAAGTGATGCATTTGGATCATCCTGAAGCGGTGGAAGAAGCGGTTCATCGGTTTTTTGATGAGCAATCGCCTATTAATGACCAGGAAATGACGGATTATATTGATTACCGGCAGGCTTTTGGATAA
- a CDS encoding prolipoprotein diacylglyceryl transferase yields MHPVLLDLPFINQPIHSYGALIVIGFLLALQVAKWRCQRLGKYELDALDFGFWALVGGLIGARLVFIAVEWQDYFVHTPYTKIHSLGIEIPSVFAFWQGGLVYWGGFLGGFIACIIFTLVRKLPSLHFFDIMVVGVPLAQIFGRLGCVAAGCCYGQPLATEHSVGILFPPGSAAFDTLVGSSSGDVKNYMIEHAHTWPLFPSQLVEAFGALVIYGLLVLLSERKQFHGQVLLAYAVLYSVMRSCLELFRGDAARGYMFNGLLTTSQFISLCVVVIAVLTSAIMTYRHKKNLSFNR; encoded by the coding sequence ATGCATCCTGTCTTACTGGATCTGCCATTCATCAACCAACCCATCCATAGCTATGGCGCTCTCATTGTCATTGGGTTTTTATTGGCGCTTCAAGTGGCGAAGTGGCGTTGCCAACGGCTAGGCAAGTACGAATTGGACGCTTTGGACTTTGGCTTTTGGGCATTGGTAGGCGGCCTTATTGGCGCTCGCCTGGTTTTTATTGCCGTTGAATGGCAAGATTACTTCGTTCATACCCCCTACACTAAAATCCATAGTCTAGGCATTGAGATCCCGAGTGTGTTTGCCTTCTGGCAGGGCGGCTTAGTCTACTGGGGTGGATTTCTAGGCGGATTTATTGCCTGCATTATCTTCACGTTGGTTCGCAAATTACCCTCTTTGCACTTTTTTGACATTATGGTCGTTGGCGTGCCATTGGCTCAGATTTTTGGCCGTTTAGGCTGCGTTGCAGCAGGATGCTGCTATGGGCAACCCTTAGCAACAGAACACTCGGTTGGCATCTTGTTTCCGCCAGGCTCTGCGGCGTTCGACACCTTGGTAGGCTCCAGCTCCGGGGACGTTAAAAACTACATGATCGAGCATGCGCACACCTGGCCGCTTTTTCCATCCCAGCTGGTAGAAGCCTTTGGTGCTTTGGTCATTTACGGGTTGCTGGTGCTGTTAAGCGAGCGCAAGCAGTTCCATGGTCAAGTATTGCTGGCCTACGCCGTCCTATACTCGGTGATGCGCTCATGCTTGGAGCTATTTAGAGGCGACGCCGCTCGTGGCTACATGTTCAACGGGCTTTTGACGACCAGCCAATTTATTTCACTCTGCGTCGTCGTGATTGCTGTCTTAACAAGCGCTATAATGACCTATCGGCACAAGAAGAACCTGTCTTTCAACCGATAG
- a CDS encoding DoxX family protein, which translates to MEREIKEIRVIDDAFLRVDHWAQTPVLFLTRVLWGVLFILEGWYKFTHVESNVAYYHSLGFGSPEFMVYLSASAEFFGGICLVIGFLSRIAAIPLLITMVVAAVMDPTKYYFLGHGSGQTESFLAQIPLVFAYACLMIIVFGPGKWSLDYRLKDRFFLCR; encoded by the coding sequence ATGGAAAGAGAAATAAAAGAGATACGAGTTATTGATGATGCCTTTTTAAGAGTTGACCATTGGGCGCAAACGCCGGTGCTCTTTTTGACACGCGTCTTATGGGGCGTGCTGTTCATTTTGGAAGGCTGGTATAAATTCACCCACGTTGAATCGAACGTCGCTTATTATCATAGCCTAGGCTTTGGCTCTCCCGAGTTTATGGTTTATTTATCAGCGTCAGCCGAGTTTTTTGGTGGGATTTGCTTGGTGATAGGCTTTCTTAGCCGTATTGCTGCGATCCCGCTGCTCATCACCATGGTGGTCGCGGCGGTGATGGATCCAACTAAATATTACTTTTTGGGCCACGGTTCTGGCCAGACAGAAAGCTTCCTGGCTCAAATCCCATTGGTATTTGCCTATGCTTGCTTGATGATTATCGTATTCGGGCCTGGCAAATGGTCTTTGGACTATCGGTTGAAAGACAGGTTCTTCTTGTGCCGATAG